A window of Theropithecus gelada isolate Dixy chromosome 14, Tgel_1.0, whole genome shotgun sequence contains these coding sequences:
- the CDK2AP2 gene encoding cyclin-dependent kinase 2-associated protein 2 isoform X1, translating to MKHPLEGIGRTRSWAWKSWEAASLPHADLLLAPVAAGSVPSPSGSVPGAAAPFRPLFNDFGPPSMGYVQAMKPPGAQGSQSTYTDLLSVIEEMGKEIRPTYAGSKSAMERLKRGIIHARALVRECLAETERNART from the exons ATGAAGCATCCTTTGGAGGGAATCGGGCGAACCCGGTCCTGGGCTTGGAAAAGCTGGGAGGCGGCGTCCCTGCCCCACGCTGACCTCTTACTCGCGCCTGTTGCTGCAGGAAGCGTCCCGTCGCCGTCGGGCTCAGTGCCAGGAGCCGCCGCTCCTTTTAGACCGCTGTTTAACGACTTTGGACCGCCTTCCATGGGCTACGTGCAG GCGATGAAGCCACCCGGCGCCCAGGGCTCCCAGAGCACCTACACGGACCTGCTGTCAGTCATAGAGGAGATGGGCAAAGAGATCCGGCCCACCTATGCTGGCAGCAAGAGCGCCATGGAGCGGCTGAAGAGAG gTATCATCCATGCTCGGGCCCTAGTCAGAGAGTGCCTGGCAGAGACAGAGCGGAACGCCCGCACGTAA
- the CDK2AP2 gene encoding cyclin-dependent kinase 2-associated protein 2 isoform X3 — protein sequence MKHPLEGIGRTRSWAWKSWEAASLPHADLLLAPVAAGSVPSPSGSVPGAAAPFRPLFNDFGPPSMGYVQPPGAQGSQSTYTDLLSVIEEMGKEIRPTYAGSKSAMERLKRGIIHARALVRECLAETERNART from the exons ATGAAGCATCCTTTGGAGGGAATCGGGCGAACCCGGTCCTGGGCTTGGAAAAGCTGGGAGGCGGCGTCCCTGCCCCACGCTGACCTCTTACTCGCGCCTGTTGCTGCAGGAAGCGTCCCGTCGCCGTCGGGCTCAGTGCCAGGAGCCGCCGCTCCTTTTAGACCGCTGTTTAACGACTTTGGACCGCCTTCCATGGGCTACGTGCAG CCACCCGGCGCCCAGGGCTCCCAGAGCACCTACACGGACCTGCTGTCAGTCATAGAGGAGATGGGCAAAGAGATCCGGCCCACCTATGCTGGCAGCAAGAGCGCCATGGAGCGGCTGAAGAGAG gTATCATCCATGCTCGGGCCCTAGTCAGAGAGTGCCTGGCAGAGACAGAGCGGAACGCCCGCACGTAA
- the CDK2AP2 gene encoding cyclin-dependent kinase 2-associated protein 2 isoform X4: MGYVQAMKPPGAQGSQSTYTDLLSVIEEMGKEIRPTYAGSKSAMERLKRGIIHARALVRECLAETERNART; this comes from the exons ATGGGCTACGTGCAG GCGATGAAGCCACCCGGCGCCCAGGGCTCCCAGAGCACCTACACGGACCTGCTGTCAGTCATAGAGGAGATGGGCAAAGAGATCCGGCCCACCTATGCTGGCAGCAAGAGCGCCATGGAGCGGCTGAAGAGAG gTATCATCCATGCTCGGGCCCTAGTCAGAGAGTGCCTGGCAGAGACAGAGCGGAACGCCCGCACGTAA